One Cotesia glomerata isolate CgM1 linkage group LG8, MPM_Cglom_v2.3, whole genome shotgun sequence genomic window carries:
- the LOC123270472 gene encoding uncharacterized protein LOC123270472: MISHFLVTRKGSFPYVTIYPRLTFILSSLTNSLSVSVNLTNLIPLDEKLSSILIKSSLKKSVDLKIQPVSTRNTSLLSFYDPSYPFMTHQDVIVTHRLGLMTPLEKMFNFYGWLTIAATVVIISAAFLVIYLSNNLHLSFSIFNSLRLIINIGITSKMESTKSRIFFSMIFLYFLVIQATFSGHLAAFLTKPEYRKNVESLDDLKDSRYQVIYAHKSSEGYITDESLLSKTIFGKYHCNTDTIVNPRVACVVSYRTIRYLIAEFDLHQAKNPLVSSFNFFLIRKNWRLKDRVNFLIARIVDSGLNFQKSNFSGSKIKRYFRQLKERLGPNYYRPVEFQDLFFIFVLLSVGLLVAILAFFGELAVQGWKDHQNSIRKRWRAVKRGVKIVRSMVMVKIKKWTRKPRKKRRSRS; this comes from the coding sequence atgaTAAGTCATTTTCTAGTAACCCGAAAAGGCTCTTTCCCATACGTGACAATCTACCCGAGGTTAACCTTCATCCTGAGCAGCCTGACAAATTCCCTATCAGTTTCCGTTAATCTAACCAACCTAATACCCCTAGACgaaaaattatcttcaatcCTGATCAAATCATCCCTGAAAAAATCGGTGGACCTCAAAATTCAGCCTGTCTCCACCCGCAACACCAGTTTATTATCCTTTTACGACCCTTCCTACCCATTCATGACCCACCAAGACGTCATAGTAACCCACCGTCTAGGTCTCATGACCCCCTTGGAAAAAATGTTCAACTTCTACGGATGGCTCACCATTGCCGCCACTGTGGTAATAATCTCCGCAGCTTTTCTCGTAATTTACCTGTCCAACAACCTGCATTTATCCTTCAGTATCTTCAATTCTCTCCGGTTGATCATCAACATAGGCATTACTTCCAAAATGGAGTCCACCAAAAGCAGAATATTCTTCTCAATGATCTTCCTTTACTTCTTGGTGATCCAAGCAACATTCTCCGGACATTTGGCAGCTTTTCTGACCAAACCGGAGTACCGAAAAAACGTCGAAAGTCTAGACGACCTCAAGGATTCACGGTACCAAGTGATTTACGCTCATAAATCCTCAGAAGGTTACATCACAGATGAATCATTACTTTCCAAAactatttttggaaaatatcATTGCAATACTGACACTATTGTCAATCCAAGAGTCGCTTGCGTTGTCAGTTATAGAACAATAAGATACCTGATCGCTGAATTTGATCTTCATCAAGCAAAAAATCCTTTGGTTTCtagtttcaacttctttttaataagGAAAAATTGGAGACTCAAAGACcgggttaattttttaatagcaaGGATTGTTGATTCTGGGCTTAATTTCCAGAAATCTAACTTTTCTGGGTCGAAGATCAAGAGATACTTTCGCCAGCTGAAAGAAAGGCTTGGTCCTAATTATTATCGACCAGTTGAATTCCAGGatctgttttttatatttgtccTGCTTAGTGTTGGGCTTCTGGTGGCAATTCTGGCGTTCTTTGGGGAATTGGCTGTTCAAGGATGGAAGGATCATCAGAATAGCATCAGGAAAAGATGGAGAGCTGTTAAAAGGGGGGTTAAAATTGTGAGAAGTATGGTGATGGTTAAAATTAAGAAGTGGACGAGAAAACCTAGAAAAAAGCGAAGATCTAGGTCATAA